The following coding sequences lie in one Dunckerocampus dactyliophorus isolate RoL2022-P2 chromosome 4, RoL_Ddac_1.1, whole genome shotgun sequence genomic window:
- the cdk7 gene encoding cyclin-dependent kinase 7 — protein sequence MALDVKSRAKRYEKLDFLGEGQFATVYKARDKKTDTIVAIKKIKVGHRTEAKDGINRTALREIKLLQELHHPNIIGLLDAFGHKSNISLVFDFMETDLEVIIKDTSLVLTPANIKAYILMTLQGLEYMHQHWVLHRDLKPNNLLLDGNGVLKLADFGLAKAFGSPNRVYTHQVVTRWYRSPELLYGARMYGVGVDMWAVGCILAELLLRIPFLAGDSDLDQLTKIFEALGTPTEESWPGVSSLPDYVPFKIFPGTPLEHIFSAAGDDLLELLHGLFTFNPSTRTTATQALKMRYFSNRPGPSPGPQLPRPNCSAEALREMDTARLKRKTEGLETTSMKKKLMF from the exons ATGGCGCTTGATGTAAAGTCCAGAGCCAAACGATACGAGAAACTGGATTTTCTCGGAGAGGGTCAG TTTGCTACAGTGTACAAAGCCAGAGACAAAAAGACAGACACAATCGTTGCCATTAAAAAG ATTAAAGTTGGCCACAGAACTGAGGCTAAAGATG GAATCAACAGGACTGCACTGCGAGAGATCAAATTGCTGCAGGAGCTGCATCATCCAAATATTATTGGG TTGCTAGATGCATTTGGACATAAATCTAACATCAGCCTGGTCTTTGATTTCATGGAAACTGATTTGGAG GTGATCATCAAAGACACCAGCCTAGTCCTGACTCCAGCCAATATCAAAGCTTACATCCTCATGACTCTACAGGGATTAGAGTACATGCATCAACACTGGGTCTTACACAGG GATTTGAAGCCCAATAATCTATTGCTTGACGGTAACGGAGTGTTGAAGTTGGCTGACTTTGGTTTGGCCAAAGCATTCGGCAGCCCCAACAGAGTCTACACTCATCAAGTTGTTACCAG GTGGTATCGTTCCCCTGAGCTTCTGTATGGCGCCAGGATGTATGGAGTGGGTGTTGACATGTGGGCAGTGGGATGCATCCTGGCAGAATTGCTCCTCCGG ATACCGTTTCTTGCTGGAGACTCAGATCTTGACCAGCTCACCAAGATCTTTGAGGCTCTTGGGACCCCCACGGAAGAATCATGGCCT gGAGTGAGCAGTCTACCAGACTATGTGCCATTCAAAATATTTCCTGGCACGCCTCTGGAGCACATATTTAGCGCAGCTGGAGATGACTTACTAGAGTTGCTACATGGGCTCTTCACATTTAACCCCTCCACAAGGACCACAGCCACACAG GCTCTGAAGATGAGGTACTTCAGCAATCGGCCTGGTCCTTCTCCAGGCCCCCAACTCCCCCGACCCAATTGCTCTGCCGAAGCTCTGCGAGAGATGGATACAGCCAGGCTCAAGAGGAAAACTGAAGGCCTGGAAACAA cTTCCATGAAGAAGAAGTTGATGTTCTAA